A single window of Alphaproteobacteria bacterium DNA harbors:
- a CDS encoding dipeptide ABC transporter ATP-binding protein, whose product MNGGALLRAADLGRDYMIKRRPLRAVDGVSLSLTPGRTYAVVGESGSGKSTLARLVTMIEPPSAGRLEIAGSDVVAADRSARRALRREVQMVFQDPYGSLNPRKKVRAIVLEPLVIDGALNAAERGRRAEEMIAQVGLRPEHLNRYPHMFSGGQRQRIAIARALMLRPRIVVADEPVSALDVSIQAQVLNLLKDLQDAYDLAYLFISHDIAVVRHMADELLVLYLGRPAEQGPAKMILARPAHPYTRALLASTPSTDPTRRGRSQALHGEIPSPLDPPSGCAFHTRCGHATDRCRTERPDMREIAGREVACHHAETVLAGLEESATKA is encoded by the coding sequence ATGAACGGTGGCGCGTTGTTGCGCGCGGCGGATCTCGGCCGCGATTATATGATCAAGCGGCGCCCGCTGCGCGCGGTCGACGGCGTCAGCTTGTCGCTGACACCGGGCCGCACCTATGCGGTGGTCGGCGAATCAGGCAGCGGCAAGTCGACCCTGGCGCGGTTGGTGACGATGATCGAACCGCCGTCCGCGGGCCGCCTCGAGATCGCCGGCAGCGACGTCGTGGCCGCCGACCGGTCGGCGCGTCGGGCCTTGCGGCGCGAGGTCCAGATGGTGTTTCAGGATCCCTACGGGTCGCTCAATCCGCGCAAGAAGGTGCGCGCCATCGTGCTCGAACCTCTCGTCATCGACGGCGCCTTGAACGCCGCAGAGCGGGGGCGCCGGGCGGAGGAGATGATCGCCCAGGTCGGGCTCCGCCCCGAGCACCTCAACCGCTACCCCCATATGTTTTCCGGCGGCCAGCGGCAGCGCATCGCCATCGCCCGTGCGCTGATGCTGCGCCCGCGTATCGTCGTCGCCGACGAGCCGGTGTCGGCCCTCGATGTGTCGATTCAGGCCCAGGTTCTGAATCTGTTGAAGGATCTCCAGGACGCTTATGATCTGGCCTATCTGTTCATCTCTCACGACATCGCCGTGGTACGGCACATGGCCGACGAATTGCTGGTGCTTTATCTCGGCCGGCCGGCGGAGCAGGGGCCGGCGAAGATGATTCTCGCGCGGCCGGCCCATCCTTATACGCGGGCGCTGTTGGCCAGTACGCCGTCCACCGATCCGACGCGGCGCGGCCGCAGCCAGGCGCTCCACGGTGAAATTCCGTCGCCGCTCGACCCGCCTTCGGGATGCGCCTTCCATACCCGGTGCGGCCACGCCACCGACCGTTGCCGCACCGAGCGTCCGGACATGCGCGAAATCGCCGGGCGCGAAGTCGCCTGTCACCACGCCGAGACGGTTCTGGCGGGGCTCGAAGAGTCCGCCACCAAAGCGTAG